GGAGAGGGGGAAGTTGGGGCTGTGGGTTCATAGATCTCTGTGTTTTATCAGGTATTACCAGACCTGTTCATGTGGTGCTTCTCCCTGAATTGaccctttctcttctccccttcatcctcctctcctccctctccttgcctcctGTCTCAGGTGCGGTGAAGAGGCAGGTGGCTGTGAAGTCCACGCGAGGCATTGCTCTGAAGAACTCCCATGGCCTGATGGTGAAGACTGGAGGGGCTGGGATGGGGCCAGGGGGAGGCCCGGGGGGCCACGGAGGGGCACAGGGTAAGGGTGGGGACGGGGGAGACAGTGGACCTAAAAACACACGGCAGTTCTTCGATGGCGAGGAGTCCTGCTACATCATCGACGCCAAGCTGGAGGGCAACCTGGGACGCTACCTCAACGTGAGTGTGATACGTGTGTGTCACTTTCTATTAGCCGGTAATAGCTGGCTtttgtctgatttaaaaaataaatgcataaaaaagccgataaataaaatGACCTCCGGCCAATAGAAAATATCCCAGTGCAAACTTtttgcctattcattgatggaaatacagttaactggtcatgcttatcggtctataggtacatttgcataatttagtggaatgtAATTGGctcgtgtgtacagtatattggttatgcatcttatttatcacacgcatacagatacagatacagagtcTTTTAGTGGAACATCTGTCAGACAGCGGAAGAGCTGCTGCTGCAGCAGCTTGTGCTGCTTTCAAGACACCTGGGAACTCGTAAAAATACacggtcaaatcatgacgtccgtgaacttcaggtcggaaagtcggagctctagaaagagacccgagttggaattccatgttggatgaccattcaaaacaatTTTTCCGAGTTGGAGCTAGTTTTTTCTCCAGTTCCCATTTATCTTGAAGTCAGAGacttccgagttcccagttgattTGAACGCTGGCATCAAACAGCAACAGAAGGCGCGTAACATTCCAGTTTGCAATGGAGACAATATGCATTTTGACAAAGGGAAtgaagctctctcctctcttccctctcatctccccttACAGCACAGCTGCAGTGCCAACCTGTTTGTCCAGAATGTGTTTGTAGACACACACGATCTGCGTTTCCCCTGGGTAGCCTTCTTCGCCAGCAAGTCAGTGTTCTGTATTACACATGGTTACATAGACTTGGTAGAACCCTGTTACTCTGATAAACAAACATGTATTATTTGAAATGTGGTTCTGTGCTGAGCACTTGGAATGTTGACCACTGAGTCATccactaatgtgtgtgtgtgtgtgtgtgtgtgtgtgtgtgtgtgtgcaggcgtaTCAGGGCGGGGACAGAGTTGACATGGGACTATAACTACGAGGTTGGCAGTGTGGAGGGAAAGGAGCTACTGTGCTGCTGTGGCTCAACAGAGTGCAGAGGAAGACTGCTATAAGAGACCACCCTCTATACCTCCATCTCATCCCTCTATTTCTTCATCTTATCTCGGAGTGCAGAGGGAGTTCTGCTGGAAAAGACCTGTCTAACTccgtctcctctctgtgtgtagaAGAAGCCTGCTGTAAGGACACACTATGCTAACCTCCCTTACTATGTCATTAGAGAAGATGGGACACCTGCACCCACACGAGTCTCTGTCCACGTTTCTCTTTTGTTCCTCCCCCTCTATCTTTTATTCTGAATTGTTTGGCTGCCTATTGCTGACGTTTTGTAATTCTTTACTGTTTTGTCTGTATGCCCAGTTGTCTGTATGCCCAGTTGTCTGTATGCCCAGTTGTATTTGACTGTCTGTGAATTCAGACCAAACTGCCCTTCTCACAACTGAATAAAATCCTGTTTTCCACACATTCCACATAGTTTTTAATTATGTTTTATACAGAAGGATTTCAGTGTACCTCAGGCCTAGATATCATTTGGGCTCATTACAGCTGTAGTAGTGTTTCCCTCAGGAAAGCAGGAAGCCACTTTCATAGACACTGGAGTCAGTCTTTCATAGACACTGGAGTAGCCTGTTAGTGATGTTGGACTCAGTGTCTGTAGATGAGCCCCTATGGACTTGGGTCTTCATACATGTACACTaagcaaaaatatgaacgcaacactttcaaagattctactgagttacagttcatataagaatcagtcaattgaaataaattcattaggccataatgaatgatttcacatcactgggaatacagatatgcatcgtttggtcacagatacctaaaaaactAAAGGGAGGggtatggatcagaaaaccagtcagtatctggtgtgaccaccatttgcctcatgcagtgcgacatctcctttgcatagagttggtcaggctgttgattgtggaatgttgtcccactcttcaatggctgtgcgaagttgctcgATAttagtgggaactggaacacggtgttgatccaaagcatcccaaacatgctcaatgggtgacatctcTGGTGGgtaatgcaggccatggaagaactgggacattttcagctgccAGGAATTGTTCACAAATCCTTCCAATATGGGACTGTGCAttaacatgctgaaacatgaggtgatggcagcagatgaatggcacgacaatgggcctcaggatctcatcacggtatcgctgtggattcaaattgccatcgataaaatgcaattgtgtttgttgtccgtagcttatgcctgcccataccatcaccccaccgccaccatgggtctctttgttcacaacgttgacattagcaaactgcTCGCTCACACGACGCCATTCAGTTGAAACTGGGGtttatccgtgaagagcacacttctccggcatgccagtggccatcgaaagaGAGTATTTTCCCACTGTAGTcagttcaagaccctggtgaggacaatgagcatgcagatgagcttccctgagatggtttctgacagtttgtgcagaaattcttcggttgtgcaaacccacagtttcatcagctctctgGGTGGCtcatctcagaccatcccgcaggtgaagaagccggatgtggagacctgcgctggtgtggttacacatggttgtgaggctggttggacgtactgtcaaattctccaAAGTGactttggaggcagcttatggtagagaaatgaacattaaattatctggtaacagcactggtggacattcctgcagtcagcatgccaattgcacactccctcaaaacttgacacatctgtggcattgtgttgggtgacaaaactgcatattttagagtggcctttttattgtccccagcacaaggtgcacctatgtaatgataattctgttgaatcagcttcttgatatgccacacctgtcaggtggatagattatcttggcaaaggagaaatgctcactaacaggaatgtaaacaaatttgtgcacaaaatttgagagaaataagcttatggaaaatttcggggatcttttatttcagctcatgaaacatgggaccaaccctttacatgttgcgtttatatttttgttcagtgtatattggtGTAAGCAGTACCTGTAACTGGGCTGTAGGCTTGGCTGATGTTGGTGATGACATTTGTGTGGACCAGGGTGGTGCCAGTATTGAATGGTCCCGCAGTTACTTAAACTAGCAAAGACACCTTTGGTCTCTGAACACCGGGGAGAAACATTTTCATTAATCTTTGAGCATTGTTGAGAAAGGTATTCTATGCTCCCATTGCGATAAAAAATAGCAGGTACTTCTTTTTGCAAGACTGTGACAGATGAGACTTTTCTGAACATCTGTTTGTTTTATCTGTGTAGGCCCAGCCACAACTTGTGTGCTCTGTCACCTCTGGCCGCATTGCAAATGGCCCAACAAAAAACAATATGGATGTTTGATCTCTGTGGTAACCTGTAACTGTTTAGGGTGAACTCTCAACACTGTATGCAAGAAGGTGTTATTGTCTTTAGGAATTCAGCTATCTACTGTACTTGSCACACCCCCCTCAGGCCATCATAAATAGATGGAACCCCCTTCCTAGAGGATGTTGGCTGGTCCGTTCTCATTGGATATCTTATTTTTATAATCTTTGGTTTTGTCTGGGGATTGGTCAACAATTGATTTTGAATATAAACAAGTCAGATCTGGTATGCATGGAATGAAAGTAATTTCTTCTTCTCTTATCTTGTATCCGGCCCATAGATAAAGGTTGCTTGAAAATGCTTCTCTCTTTTAGGTTAGCAAATAGGCCTGGGGCCTTGCGGATCTGATTAGTTCATGCTTTGTCTTGTAAATTAACCTTAGGAACAGCATGCCTAGAATTATGCTTTGTTAATGTCAGTATTGCCTTGTAACTTAAACATTATRCCTTGTAAGTGAATCTATTAATGTTCCRTACATTTGCCATAAGTATTTGCCACTCGTGATGAYCATTTATTGATCTTAGTCCGCTAAACTCACAATGATGGGACCTGGTTTTACTATCAAATTAAATGGAGTCAGATggtcagatttattaaatgtagaTTGTTAAATATTATTCAGCACTACACCTGCCTTTTCTCTCtagctccacctctctctctggctgtcatcCTGGTTCCCATGGGGAATAAAACAAACATCAGTTGACCCTTATTTCAACCAATGGAAACAAATCTCTTGTTCATAGTCAGACATACTRTATGTTTGCTACCTGaattctctctcttcagctcctccacctctccctcactAGCTCTACCTCTGGCCCCAATGGAGGACAGTTCTGCAGCTGCTTGGGTCAAAAAACCCCATCAATAAACATTAAGGTAATCAATTCATCAGTGTAATGTTTTACAGTGTataatgctttaaaaaaatgCATTGCCATCAAATGTTTAGAGCACAATCTGGGCAGAAATCAAACGAGCAAGAAATTGTTTTACAGCATTAAAAACTCTCCATATAGGTAAGAAACCTTGGGCCGGAATCAGACTGGCGGAGGGAGTACTGTATCATTTGCTGTTTGTCTGTATATTTTCTATTTCgttgttgtctgtatattctgtttgtTGTTGTATATCTTATTGTTTTGGTCTGTATATTTTTAGTTGATTATGTTTTTCTTATATTCTGTTTGTCAGTTGTTCGTTGGAAATTCAAACTAccagggacactcgaagtcaatcttaatgATCAGTATTTATTGTCAAGCAAAGCTGGAGCGGTCACAGTCACAAACTTAGATGCATTAATGGTTATGGTCAGAAGTCAGCTCCGTCGGGCAGTCCCAGTTTTGATCTCATTAATATTCTGCTTACAGACAAGTTACATAGGCATGGTTCATAGGGTTGGTCCTTGCTTGTGTCTGGCCTGTCTTCCTAACTTAGCTTTATAGGCCATATCTGTGGCGTTCTGACAGATAGTCCTAAGGAGGGGGTCATGTCCCCCCCCTCCTAATATCTTTAACCAAGCAAAGGCAGGAACAAGGATTTTTTATGAACACGGACATATGAACATTATTCAAGGCTGTCTCTTCAACGTAATAACATTTTCTTCACACTGTATATTCTGGTTATTGTCtgtattttgtttattgtcttgtatatttttttgtcttgtttattCTGTTATTGTCTGTATTTCTGTtattgtctgtatattctgtttattgtctgtatattctgtttattgtctgtatattctggtttattgtctgtatattctgttttattgtctgtatatttctgtttattgtctgtatattctgttatTGTTGGTAATCTATCTGTTatctgtctgtatattctgtttattgtctGTATATTCTGGTTATTTCGTCTGTATTtatattccttgtgttattctgtgtctgtatattctgtttattgtctGTTATGATTCTGTTATtggtctgtatattctgtttattgtctgtatattctgtttattgtctgtatattctggttattgtctgtatattctgtttattgtggcagAACCATTTCACACAGTCGAAttcctgtacatgcaaatgtttttgaataaaggtgattctggaAGGTCTGACACTGATGTGCCCAagacagacagtacagcaacaccaGCAGATCTACAACACCCCTCATTCTGAAACAATGTCTCTTCAGAACTAATGGCGTCTActggatacagtgccttcagaaagtattcgcacctcttgactttttccacattttgttgtgttccagcctgaatttaaaaaaaattaaattgagGTGTtgtcgtcactggcctacacacagtaccccataatgtcaaagtggaattatgttttttgaaatgttaatttttttattaaaaacggAAAGCTGCAATGTCTTGAGCCAATATGTATTCAACCACTTTTTATGGCAaactaaattagttcaggagtaaatatgtacttaacaagtcacatactaagttgcatggactcactatgtgtacaataatagtgtttaacattattttttaatgactacctcatctctgtaccccacacatacaattatctgtaaggtccctcagtcaagcagtgattTTCCAACacaatttcaaccacaaagaccagggaggttttccaatgcctcgcaaagaagagcacctattggtagatgggtaaaaaaatctgacattgaatatccttttgagcacggtgaagttattaattacactttggatggtgtatcaatacacccagtcactacaaagatacaggtatccttcctaacttagttgctggagaggagagaaaccgcttagggatttcaccatgaggccaatggtgactttaaaacagttacagagtttaatggctgtgaaaggggAAAACTTAGGattgatcaacattgtagttattccacaatactaacctaattgatagtgaaaagaaggaagccagtacaaaatacaaatattccaaaacatgcatcctgtttgcaacaagacactaaagtaatactgcaaaaaaatgtggcaaatcaactcactttttgtcctgaatacaaagtgttatgtttggggcaaatccaatgcaacacattaaGTACCAccctacatattttcaagcatagtggtggctgcttgGAATACAGTATTTAAGGACAGGGGTGTTTTTCAGCATACAAAAGatacagaatagagctaagcacaggcaaaatcgtgtaggaaaaccaggttcagtctgctttccaccagacaaagggagattaattcacctttcagcaggacaataacctaaaacacaaggacaaatatacactggagttgcttaccaagaagacagtaaatgttcttgagtggccgagttacagttttgtcttaaatctGCTAGAAAATCTACagtatggcaagacctgaaaatggttgtctagcaatgatcaacaaccaatttgacagagcttgaagaattttgaaaagaataatgggaaaatgttgcacaatccaggtctggaaagctcttagagatttacccagaaacactcacagctgtaatggctgacaaaggtgattctaatatgAACTCAGGGGGTTCAAttcttatttttaaatgttagaatgtttcttccacttttacagtagagtattttgtttagatcattgacaaaaaattacaattaaatccatttttatcccactttgtaacacaacaaaatgtggaaaaagtaaagtgggttgagtaatttctgaatgcactggtGTTGTTGACCACTAGCGGCTGGGGGCCCTAAGTGACTGCTTATGTGCGCTTATGCTTTCTATTTATCACACATACAGAGAGCCTGGTTGGAGGAGCATAATAGTCTACAATGCACACTTTTGACATCTAAAGATAATTTTCCGCTTGAGGCGACATCGGCAGCGTTTATTGTGAATGTGGATCTCTGTGAACATCTGGAATTGACTTTAAACAGGTGATTGTCGGTATACAATGCCTTGTCTACAACGCACATCTGATTGAATGCTGGCCAGCGAGCCCACAAGNNNNNNNNNNNNNNNNNNNNNNNNNNNNNNNNNNNNNNNNNNNNNNNNNNNNNNNNNNNNNNNNNNNNNNNNNNNNNNNNNNNNNNNNNNNNNNNNNNNNNNNNNNNNNNNNNNNNNNNNNNNNNNNNNNNNNNNNNNNNNNNNNNNNNNNNNNNNNNNNNNNNNNNNNNNNNNNNNNNNNNNNNNNNNNNNNNNNNNNNNNNNNNNNNNNNNNNNNNNNNNNNNNNNNNNNNNNNNNNNNNNNNNNNNNNNNNNNNNNNNNNNNNNNNNNNNNNNNNNNNNNNNNNNNNNNNNNNNNNNNNNNNNNNNNNNNNNNNNNNNNNNNNNNNNNNNNNNNNNNNNNNNNNNNNNNNNNNNNNNNNNNNNNNNNNNNNNNNNNNNNNNNNNNNNNNNNNNNNNNNNNNNNNNNNNNNNNNNNNNNNNNNNNNNNNNNNNNNNNNNNNNNNNNNNNNNNNNNNNNNNNNNNNNNNNNNNNNNNNNNNNNNNNNNNNNNNNNNNNNNNNNNNNNNNNNNNNNNNNNNNNNNNNNNNNNNNNNNNNNNNNNNNNNNNNNNNNNNNNNNNNNNNNNNNNNNNNNNNNNNNNNNNNNNNNNNNNNNNNNNNNNNNNNNNNNNNNNNNNNNNNNNNNNNNNNNNNNNNNNNNNNNNNNNNNNNNNNNNNNNNNNNNNNNNNNNNNNNNNNNNNNNNNNNNNNNNNNNNNNNNNNNNNNNNNNNNNNNNNNNNNNNNNNNNNNNNNNNNNNNNNNNNNNNNNNNNNNNNNNNNNNNNNNNNNNNNNNNNNNNNNNNNNNNNNNNNNNNNNNNNNNNNNNNNNNNNNNNNNNNNNNNNNNNNNNNNNNNNNNNNNNNNNNNNNNNNNNNNNNNNNNNNNNNNNNNNNNNNNNNNNNNNNNNNNNNNNNNNNNNNNNNNNNNNNNNNNNNNNNNNNNNNNNNNNNNNNNNNNNNNNNNNNNNNNNNNNNNNNNNNNNNNNNNNNNNNNNNNNNNNNNNNNNNNNNNNNNNNNNNNNNNNNNNNNNNNNNNNNNNNNNNNNNNNNNNNNNNNNNNNNNNNNNNNNNNNNNNNNNNNNNNNNNNNNNNNNNNNNNNNNNNNNNNNNNNNNNNNNNNNNNNNNACTTAGACAGACTTTCTATTAAACTGCAACTCTTTTAAAGCTGAATAAGGGAGTGATCTTGAACATGGTTTGACTCTACCTAGGTAAACACCCCAAAACTTTGATGAGGGACATCTGGTATGAACTTAATTCTTTTACCCGTGTTCTGTTACATCACACCAAGTCTTATGATCATGAAACCTCAAAATGTTCCACATAGCGACACCTGTTTAAGATTCTCCAATTCGTAATTGGTCTGGTACCCCCAACTAGGGATGTTAACGGTTAACCGTTAAAGCCGccgaaaatacatttgaccagtcaagcttatcggtctataggttcatttgcatcattttgtggaattaaattggctcATTTGTATTTTCGTTAGTCGTCatgcattttatttatcacacataCAGAGAGCCTAGTTTGAGGAGCGGAATagcctaccacctgtcagacagcatgAGAGTAGCTCCTCAAAAATGCCTGTAGGCTACTGGAGTGAAACCTGCTTTTGTCAGCCCCCCAAAATAACAATTCTATATGTAATCATGTGTTAAAACTTGTGGCGACGATTAAAAAGTAGCCATTTCTATTTCTCAATCTCAACTCGTAAAGCGCGCCTCCCATTCACCATTTGGATGCATAGTCTATAGCCTGCCTACCGTTGACTATCAGCGCATcacccaccactttgcaatgtgagCTTGAGTCAGTAAAATAGTTTGAAACCTTTTTTttatctctttttctccccaattggtagttacagtcttgtcccattgctgcaactcccgtacggacacaggagaggcgaagatcgagagcagtgcgtcctccgaaacacaacccagccgagccgcttcttgacacaatgcccgcttaacccagaagccagccgcaccaatatgtcagatgatacactgtacacctggcaaccgtgtcagcgtgcattgcacctggcccgccacaggagtcgctagtgcacgatgggacaaggacatccctgccggccaaaccctcccttaaccggGATGACAcgggccggctgcaacagagcttggactcgaacccagaatctctagtagcacagctagcactgcaacacagtgccttaaaccactgcaccactcaggaggcctaaAAATTGTTTGAAACCTAAACATTTTAGTAAataatgaggcatgtcttaccttgcttcaaagtatcCTTTGCGAAAATACATccatagaaacgtggaggcaattattttataaagacttcctgaTGCCATCAACCAgcctttctctcctgttctattggttttcatgtcaactttcttttgttgtccagaagccaaaggcacaatcctagtcatattagcaacccatccttGCAGTTGCTATTAGATTTcccctctttctaagtttctaatGGAGATTTTCATTCGCTGTTTAGAACTGTGTTTTCCGCTAATTTCAATTTgtcaaatgtttaaaaatgacGTTTAAttagctgcttcattacaggagttgcatgttctATAATAGGCTATAGACTTTTTTTTTCATTATACCACCCTATTTCTCACCAATTTCATGAAATCCAATTGcaatccaattacgatcttgtctcatcgcggcaactccccaacaggctcgggagaggcgaaggtcgagtcatgcgtcctctgaaacatgacccgccaagacgctcttcttaacacccgcttgcttaacccggaagtcagcttcaccaatgtgtcagaggaaacactgttcaactgacgaccgcagtcagcttgcaggtgcccggcccgccacaaggagtcgctagagtgcaatgagccatggaaagcccccctggccaaaccctgggatcgaaccccaggctgtagtgatgccgcaacactgcgatgcagtgcctaacaTTCTGACCAGACCGCGCGCACGTGTGCGTCTGAGTGCACCATcgcacatgttgattttgtccccccacaccagacgctatcaggacacacaggttgaaatatcaaaacaatttggggacaggtcaaaaagaaataaacatttatagcttgctgttgctagctcatttgttctgggatataaacattgggttgttattttacctgaaatgcacaaggtcctctactccgacaattaatccacagataaaacggtaaaccgaataattttctagtcatctcttgtcacgccctgggcATAGTGAGGGTtttagtctctattttggttaggccagggtgtgattagggtgggcattctatgtgttatatttctggctgggtcttccagcatgacaacgacccgaaacacacagccagggcaactaaggagtgagAAGCATCtcaagaagcatctcaaggtcctggagtggcctagccagtctccagacctgaacccaacggagaatctttggagggagctgaaagtctgtattgcccagcgacagcgcCGAAACCTGAAgggtctggagaaggtctgtatggagagtggggccaaaatccctgctgcagtgtgtgcaacctggtcaagaactacaggaaacgtatgatctctgtaattgcaaacaaaggtttctgtacaaatattaagttctgcttttctgatgtatcaaatacttatgtcatgcaataaaatgcattaattacttatacaatgtgattttctgg
This portion of the Salvelinus sp. IW2-2015 unplaced genomic scaffold, ASM291031v2 Un_scaffold1862, whole genome shotgun sequence genome encodes:
- the LOC112072235 gene encoding histone-lysine N-methyltransferase SETDB1-B; translation: ITRPVHVVLLPELTLSLLPFILLSSLSLPPVSGAVKRQVAVKSTRGIALKNSHGLMVKTGGAGMGPGGGPGGHGGAQGKGGDGGDSGPKNTRQFFDGEESCYIIDAKLEGNLGRYLNHSCSANLFVQNVFVDTHDLRFPWVAFFASKRIRAGTELTWDYNYEVGSVEGKELLCCCGSTECRGRLL